CACGTAATGCTCCTGTATTATAATCTTTGATCATACCGATAGTTCCTCCGGTATAAACTAGTAATATCTTTGGTTTGTTTGCCATTTTGTCAACTTTAACCTCTATTTTTTAAAATGGAATAATTTATGTTGTAAATTTATCAAAGAAAACAATATTTGAAAATTAATTAGAAACGATTATGATAGGATTTTATATTCTTATTGGTATTATAAGTTTAATAAGCTCAGCTGTAAGTAATACCTTAAAAAGAAAATTCAAAAAATACTCAAGAGTTCATTTAAGAAATGGCATGAGCGGAGCTGAAATCGCTGAGAAAATGCTTGCAGATCATGGAATTTATGATGTAAAAGTTATTTCTACACCCGGAATGCTAACTGATCATTATAATCCACAAAATAAAACTGTGAATTTAAGTGAAGGTGTTTATAACCAAAGAAACGCCGCTGCAGCTGCTGTAGCAGCTCATGAAGTTGGGCATGCTGTTCAACACGCACAAGCTTACGAATGGTTGCAAATGAGATCTAAACTAGTACCAATGGTAAGTATTACATCAAGATTTTCACAATGGATGATTTTTGGTGGAATTGCATTTGGTGCAGCTTCTGGAAATACAGGAATAGGATTTTATATAGCAATTGCTGGTTTGATTTTTATGGCTTTAGGAACGTTATTCAGTTTTGTTACGCTTCCTGTTGAATATGATGCAAGTAATAGAGCTTTAGCTTGGCTTGAAAATAAAAACATGGTTACACGTGAAGAATTAGCTGGATCTAAAGACGCTTTGAAATGGGCAGCAAGAACATATTTAGTTGCAGCTCTAGGTTCCTTAGCAATGTTAGCGTATTGGGCTCTTCAAATTTTAGGTAGTAGAGACTAAAATTTTTAACATAACAATTAAATAAAGGCTTCCTTTTTTGGAAGCCTTTGTTATTTTTAAAAATAGCTTACGTCTAACTGTAAAATTTACACCATGAAAAAAGCGACTTTTATTCTTCTTCTAACTGCCTTTACGACTATCAATAGTTACAGCCAACAAATGACTCCGACAAAACTTGGAGAAATGTTAGAAGCAATAAGTGATAGCATTATCAGTACTAAAACACAATGGAGATTTATTATAAAAAACACTCCTTTTATTACTATTGCCGACTCAACCCACAATAGAATGAGAATTATGTCTCCAATTGCAGATAGCAATAAACTTAATGAAGAATTAAAAACAGCCTCTCTTATGGCTAACTTTCATACAGCTCTAGATGTTAAATATGCAATTTCAGACAATGTGCTTTGGTCAGTTTACATTCATCCTTTAAAAGAGTTAACTGAGGATCAACTTCTCGACGCTGTAAGTCAGGTGTATTACGCGAAAGTTAATTTTGGAACTACATTTTCTAGTACATCTTTAGTTTTTCCCGGTAAAAAACCTAAGAGAAAGGAAGAACAACCAAAAAAATCTAAACAGCTAATAGATAAGATGTAGTTTGGAAAAACCAGTTCGACCGAAATTTAACCCGTTTTGTCGGTTTTCTATTTTTTAAGGCCTGTAACAAATATAGATTTGTCTTGTCTTTAGAAAAATGAAAATCAATATGAAAACAAACTTTACCAAGTCGCTTCTACTATTTTTACTAACATTATCAATAGGACAAATAGCCGCGCAACATTCTATTGCTGGAAAAATTACTGATGCTCAAAAACAACCTTTACCATTTGCGAATGTTATTTTATTGAGCGAAAAAGAAAACTCAACTCCTAAAGGTGTCGTATCTGATGAT
This genomic window from Tenacibaculum sp. 190524A05c contains:
- a CDS encoding zinc metallopeptidase, with the translated sequence MIGFYILIGIISLISSAVSNTLKRKFKKYSRVHLRNGMSGAEIAEKMLADHGIYDVKVISTPGMLTDHYNPQNKTVNLSEGVYNQRNAAAAAVAAHEVGHAVQHAQAYEWLQMRSKLVPMVSITSRFSQWMIFGGIAFGAASGNTGIGFYIAIAGLIFMALGTLFSFVTLPVEYDASNRALAWLENKNMVTREELAGSKDALKWAARTYLVAALGSLAMLAYWALQILGSRD